ttcatttattatttaatagCGCGGTTAGGGAGAGAAATTGGCGAAATTCAGAAAAAGATCAGAattatttacatttaaaaaaaatcaaaacttttatttttattttttctggtTCGTGTTTCTTTTCAGAAATATGACATGATATATTACTTTCACAATTAGAATTATAGTAAAATGAATTTTTGAAAGGGTAAGTTACATATTAGATTATTAATCCAACTACAATTATCTTATATTTATAAAGAATTTCTTAAAATGTCAAGTAGTTGAATAATAAAAATGGTTTTAGCATATgtgtttttgttaaaaattgtgGCTTACCACATTTTCAAACCTGAAAAGTggtagttttttatttttttcaaactcAAAAAAAACTGTATACTTAACAAAAGTctaataaaaatttcaaatttgattttatatataatttccttttttttttttttttttaaatctaccCAACACAGAACCAAACCCAGCCCATTATATCTCAATAAATATCTTACGCAAATTACcttctttttttcatttaaatCACAACTTATTATTAAAAATCCTCCGatcttattttcttcttctttccccTTTTCTCCGGCGTCTCAATTTCATTACAAGCCCTAAACCCCCAAATTTTCTATCTTCCTCGAAAAACCCCAAATTCAGAAACCAAAGGGTGTGAGATTCTTCTGAAAATTTCAAAATGGTGTTGGCACAGTTAGGCGGGAGCATATCCCGAGCTATCCAGCAGATGAGCAATGCCACCATTATCGACGAGAAAGTTTTGAATGAGTGTCTCAACGAGATCACCCGTGCTCTCCTCCAATCTGATGTCCAATTTATGCTCGTCCGCAATATGCAAACTAATATTAAGAAGATTGTCAATCTCGATGACCTTGCTGCTGGTCACAACAAGCGCAAGATCATTCAGCAGGTAATTACAATTTCATTTGATGCCCAATTATTCAATTTCGCTACTTTTATAAGATTAGATTGGATCACTGTGAATTTGGGATGTTGATAGAGGAGTTCTCCGTTTAGGCAATTTTTAATGAGCTATGCAAAATGTTGGATCCCGGGAAGCCATCTTTCACCCCAAAGAAAGGGAAAGCAAGTGTGGTTATGTTTGTTGGATTAcaaggtattttttttttttctttttgttaattAGTAGCTAAAGCTGGCAGGCTTGGTTTGATCATGGTTGGATGACATAACAATTGAGAATGGCCAGATGATATGGTAATTTATCAATGTTTTCAGGCTCTGGTAAAACCACAACATGTACAAAATATGCATATTATCATCAGAAAAAAGGTTGGAAACCTGCTCTGGTCTGTGCTGATACGTTCAGAGCTGGTGCTTTTGATCAATTGAAGCAGAATGCCACCAAAGCGAAGATTCCATTTTTCGGAAGGTGCCTACTTAGATTATTCTTTTGTTGTGTTAAAAGACAAAATGCTTTAGACGCTGGACATAGTTATGCTTgcattttattattttgattatCCTTTTAGCTTTTTGTTTACAGTTATATGGAATCAGATCCTGTGAAGATTGCAGTTGAAGGAGTGGAAAGATTCAAAAAGGAAAATTGTGATCTTATTATTGTTGATACTAGTGGGCGACATAAACAGGAAGCTTCTCTTTTTGAAGAAATGCGTCAAGTTGCTGAAGCAACGGTATTTTCTGCTTTTTAATATAGTGATATTGTTCATCATGGATTTATGGTTACttgtattaatattttttttctgttcCAGAAACCAGATCTTGTCATATTTGTCATGGACAGCAGCATTGGTCAAGCTGCATTTGATCAAGCTCAAGCATTTAAGCAAAGTGTTGCAGTTGGAGCTGTGATTATTACCAAGATGGATGGTCATGCAAAGGGTGGTGGTGCTCTTAGTGCGTAAGTGTTCTTGCAATTAccctctgtttttttttcatcaGCGTTTCTCATTGGATTAAATGAAATCTTATATGAAAGAAGTTAAATTAATAAGATTGGTTATAGAATGAAAAGAAAACCATATTCAAGCAAAATTATTTTCTATCTATTATCTGACGTTGATAGTCATAGTCCTGCTTTTTCCTTTAGGTTTATTTTTCTCGTAGATTATGAAAGGCATTTTCTTGCAACAATTTTTTTATCTGAAATGAGGATGCTTTTTAATGATTATGGTGACATTTTAAGACTCGTTTACCATGTTTTTTCTTGTTTAACAATTTTAATAGTATCCGACTCTATTTTACGTACCTTGCAGTGTTGCAGCAACAAAGAGTCCTGTTATATTTATTGGAACAGGAGAACATATGGATGAGTTTGAAGTTTTTGATGTTAAACCTTTTGTTAGTCGCCTATTAGGTATTAGCTCGTTTCCTTCTTCTCTGACTCTTTCTTTCTATGGTGTTTTTCAAACCTCCATTATCATTCACTTGAGAATGTTTAATAATGCTATAAGTACattataatgattttttttctagGCATGGGTGACTGGTCTGGATTTATGGACAAAATTCATGAGGTTGTTCCTATGGAGCAACAGCCTGAGCTTCTGCAGAAACTCTCAGAAGGAAATTTTACATTGAGGATTATGTATGAGCAATTTCAGAACATACTCAAAATGGGTCCAATTGGCCAGGTTTTTGTCTTGCTTTTATATTAAATTGAACCTAGAATGTGTTATTTTCTAGTAACCTTAGTGCTTTAATATATTTGGATAGTTAATGATATATGCCTACTGGTTACTGCCTCTAGTTGTAGAGTTTCATATGCTCACTTCTTGTTGTTTCCTGTATATGAAAAAGACATGAAAACTATTAGCAGTAATTTTTATGAAATGTATTGTAAGGCAAGGCAACCTATGTAATGCCTGGTGAGTAAGCACGGGCAGAAACACTCCAAAACTTTGCGTGCTACTGTCTCCTTTTCCAGAACATCATGTTTTTTGTTTACCAAAATTCAGTTGCTTGCCTTCAAGAGTTGGACTGTATTCCTGGCTTGGATCAGTTTTCTCTAGGCGTGCTTAAAGATTTGAGACTATAATTTGCTGTTTCGTTGAAAATTTATTTCATGAGTACTTCCTAGTAGTATTTACTCCATTCaatttggcaaaaagcatcatgaggCCCCTGATCATTCTGATATGGTAGATTGAGCCCATGATCATTCCTATTGTGGTAGATTGAGCCCTAATCTTTCATTTCAACACATTAGAcccttgatcatttatttttgtcaCATTAAGCCTGGTTTGCCAAATTAGTTAGTTGTGAACATCTGATCCAGTTAAAAGAGCGTTACTCATTTCATCTATCTGAAATGATAAGTTTTACAGTTCAAAGTAAGGTTTTTACCGTTTCTTTATAGATAATCAAACATATAAGAAAAagctgatttttttttgttcataacgggcttaatgtgacaaaaaataaaagatgaagTGTTCAGTGAAATATTAGTGGCTCAATCCACCAAACTCAGAATGATCAGATGTCTGGGGATTctttttttcattcattttttaagATGGGATTGTGATCTATAAGTTTAGCTTTAAATATGCTAGAATACCTAGTAATTTTGGTAGGATTAGGGTAGGAGTGTTAAGTCCACTTTTTATGCATTTGTTTCTGAAAAATCAGATGTTGGACAGACTCACAACTGATCTTGGATgtggttaattaattgtttaAGCTTATAACTCAAGAGTTACAAGTAAtatcaataatttattcatcTTAAAATTTATATGAACTATAACTGTTTATTTCTGTTTCTCTTTATTGGAACTTCAATTGGAGTTTCACGCCCACTCTTTGTTATTTTTCCCATTACTTATTTGTGTGTTTCAGTTGAAAATTCCTTTGGATACTTTTTGTTCAGGTATTTTCAATGCTTCCTGGATTTAGTAATGAATTGATGCCAAAAGGTCGTGAAAAGGAAAGCCAGGCTAAAATTAAGCGGTACATGACAATGATGGATTCAATGACAAATGAAGGCAAGTGAATGCTTTTTCATGTATTCATGTTTAGTATGTTATGTCTTGGATGTTGGAACTGACAGTTGATAATTTGTGGGTGCTTATGTGTTGCAGAGTTGGATAGTTCTAATCCAAAGCTTATAAATGACTCACGAATTATGAGGATAGCACGGGGTTCTGGGCACCAAGTAAGAGAAGTGATGGAAATGTTTGAAGAGTATAAGCGTCTGGCTAAAATCTGGAGCAAAATGAAGGGACTGAAGATTCCTAAGAAGGGTGAAATGAGTGCTCTTTCAAGAAACATGAATGCACAACACATGAGCAAAGTCCTCCCTCCTCAGATGTTAAAGCAGATAGGTGGCATGGGTGGCTTGCAGAATTTGATGAAGCAAATGGGTTCTGCCAAGGACATGATGGGGATGTTCGGAGGCGGGGACAAATAGAATATGTTCGGCTGGCTGAATCGGGTTTCAATTATCAAGTGTAGCTTGGCAGGACAGGAGGGAGAAGTTTACAGGCCAATTAGTGCTACTAACTGCTATTCTTGAAGGTCAATGCTCTTTGTCTCTCACGGC
The window above is part of the Euphorbia lathyris chromosome 3, ddEupLath1.1, whole genome shotgun sequence genome. Proteins encoded here:
- the LOC136221982 gene encoding signal recognition particle subunit SRP54 2 yields the protein MVLAQLGGSISRAIQQMSNATIIDEKVLNECLNEITRALLQSDVQFMLVRNMQTNIKKIVNLDDLAAGHNKRKIIQQAIFNELCKMLDPGKPSFTPKKGKASVVMFVGLQGSGKTTTCTKYAYYHQKKGWKPALVCADTFRAGAFDQLKQNATKAKIPFFGSYMESDPVKIAVEGVERFKKENCDLIIVDTSGRHKQEASLFEEMRQVAEATKPDLVIFVMDSSIGQAAFDQAQAFKQSVAVGAVIITKMDGHAKGGGALSAVAATKSPVIFIGTGEHMDEFEVFDVKPFVSRLLGMGDWSGFMDKIHEVVPMEQQPELLQKLSEGNFTLRIMYEQFQNILKMGPIGQVFSMLPGFSNELMPKGREKESQAKIKRYMTMMDSMTNEELDSSNPKLINDSRIMRIARGSGHQVREVMEMFEEYKRLAKIWSKMKGLKIPKKGEMSALSRNMNAQHMSKVLPPQMLKQIGGMGGLQNLMKQMGSAKDMMGMFGGGDK